A single window of Deinococcus ruber DNA harbors:
- the aceB gene encoding malate synthase A produces the protein MTAPDTSARRLPSGIKLTAPVSSEAAAILSDEALAFVADLHRRFEPRRRELLAAREARHLRLDGGEQPDFLPETAEIRNGKWKVAPLPADLQDRRVEITGPVDRKMIINALNSGARVFMADFEDASSPTWENCTQGQVNLRDAVRREISLDQNGKQYRLNERTAVLLVRPRGWHLPEKHMTVDGDEVAGAFFDFGLYFFHNAHELLARGSGPYFYLPKMESHLEARLWNDVLSYAEETLGVAYGSSKATVLIETILAAFEMDEILYELRDHSAGLNCGRWDYIFSFIKKFRQDGQKLLPDRARVTMATHMMESYSKLAIQTCHKRGAPAIGGMSAFIPVKNDEAANERAFAQVRADKEREASNGHDGTWVAHPGMVALATEVFDRLMPTPNQIDSGKQQDIQVSPSDLLTPPEAVVTEAGVRTNISVGVQYLAAWLRGSGAVPIHNLMEDAATAEISRAQLWQWLHHGVTLEDGRVLTQALMDELFADELSKLGPDVAHAGPLFRDVATRTPMIEFLTLPGYQELA, from the coding sequence ATGACTGCACCCGACACTTCCGCCCGCCGCCTGCCTTCGGGCATCAAGCTGACTGCACCAGTTTCCTCTGAAGCTGCTGCCATCCTCAGTGATGAGGCACTGGCATTTGTCGCAGATCTGCACCGCCGATTTGAACCGCGTCGCCGCGAACTGTTGGCCGCTCGGGAAGCGCGGCACCTCCGTCTGGATGGGGGAGAGCAGCCGGATTTTCTGCCAGAGACCGCCGAGATACGGAATGGAAAGTGGAAGGTCGCGCCGCTACCAGCTGATTTGCAGGATCGCCGCGTCGAGATTACCGGGCCTGTAGACCGAAAAATGATCATCAATGCGCTGAACAGCGGTGCGCGGGTGTTCATGGCCGATTTCGAGGACGCCAGCAGCCCTACCTGGGAGAACTGCACGCAGGGTCAGGTCAATCTGCGTGACGCGGTACGGCGCGAGATTTCGCTGGATCAGAACGGCAAGCAGTACCGCCTGAACGAACGCACCGCCGTGCTGCTGGTGCGTCCTCGTGGATGGCATCTGCCGGAAAAACATATGACGGTGGACGGTGACGAAGTAGCGGGGGCCTTCTTCGATTTTGGGCTGTATTTTTTCCACAACGCGCACGAGCTACTGGCGCGGGGAAGCGGGCCGTATTTCTACCTTCCCAAGATGGAATCGCATCTGGAAGCGAGGCTGTGGAACGACGTGCTCAGCTACGCCGAGGAGACTCTGGGAGTGGCGTACGGTAGCAGCAAGGCTACGGTACTGATCGAAACGATTCTGGCAGCCTTCGAGATGGACGAGATTCTGTACGAACTGCGCGACCATTCGGCAGGGCTGAACTGCGGGCGCTGGGATTACATCTTCAGCTTCATCAAGAAATTTCGTCAGGATGGTCAGAAGCTGCTGCCTGACCGTGCCAGAGTCACGATGGCGACTCATATGATGGAAAGTTACAGCAAGCTGGCGATTCAGACCTGTCATAAACGCGGTGCACCGGCTATCGGCGGCATGAGTGCGTTCATTCCGGTCAAGAACGACGAAGCAGCCAACGAGCGTGCTTTCGCGCAGGTGCGCGCAGATAAGGAGCGCGAAGCGAGCAACGGCCATGACGGTACCTGGGTCGCGCATCCGGGCATGGTGGCGCTGGCAACCGAAGTCTTTGATCGGCTGATGCCCACACCCAACCAGATTGACAGCGGCAAGCAGCAGGACATTCAGGTAAGCCCCAGCGATCTGCTGACGCCGCCTGAAGCGGTCGTCACGGAAGCGGGCGTGCGAACCAACATCAGCGTCGGTGTGCAGTATCTGGCTGCGTGGCTGCGCGGATCGGGTGCGGTGCCTATTCATAACCTGATGGAAGACGCAGCCACTGCCGAGATCAGCCGGGCGCAACTGTGGCAGTGGCTGCATCACGGCGTGACTCTGGAAGATGGGCGGGTCTTGACCCAGGCGCTCATGGATGAACTGTTTGCCGATGAACTCAGCAAGTTGGGGCCGGATGTCGCGCATGCCGGGCCACTGTTCAGAGACGTTGCGACACGTACCCCAATGATAGAGTTTTTGACGCTGCCAGGGTATCAGGAACTCGCCTGA